In the Parus major isolate Abel chromosome 4A, Parus_major1.1, whole genome shotgun sequence genome, one interval contains:
- the MARS2 gene encoding methionine--tRNA ligase, mitochondrial encodes MFRLSAFRAPLQNWLRDNPRAIFPDPFYQSVLRWLDEDLPDLSVSRERSRLQWGIPVPSDPTQTIYVWVDALVNYLSVLGYPEGHGAWWPAVHHVVGKDILKFHALYWPALLLAAGLEPPERILVHSHWTVRGQKMSKSLGNVVDPGACVGQYGVDGFRYFLLRQGVPERDCDYYDEKVVKLVNSELADALGGLLNRSTAPSINPSNTYPRFSELCFPKVPGSGEAKGTGRACAEDYELVAAVASLPAQVHGHFEGFQIYKALECIAQCVRQTNGFFQRHRPWKLERRDAAEQLWLDTILHVTLECLRVFGTLLQPVVPHTADKLLSRLAVGPGERGLSGLTFLARYHGKPCPFEGRQLGPDTGILFHRLGKSETLKKRKQEAQIPDKQLL; translated from the coding sequence ATGTTCAGGCTCTCAGCGTTCCGGGCTCCCTTGCAGAACTGGCTCCGGGACAACCCACGTGCCATTTTTCCTGACCCTTTCTACCAGAGCGTGCTCCGCTGGCTGGACGAGGACCTGCCAGACCTGTCGGTGTCCCGCGAGCGGAGCCGGCTGCAGTGGGGCATCCCCGTGCCCAGTGACCCCACCCAGACCATCTACGTGTGGGTGGACGCGCTGGTGAACTACCTGAGCGTGCTGGGGTACCCCGAGGGGCACGGCGCGTGGTGGCCGGCCGTGCACCACGTCGTGGGCAAGGACATCCTCAAGTTCCACGCGCTCTACTGGCCGGCGCTGCTGCTGGcggcagggctggagccccccGAGCGCATCCTGGTGCACTCCCACTGGACCGTGCGGGGCCAGAAGATGTCCAAGAGCCTGGGGAACGTGGTGGACCCCGGCGCCTGCGTGGGGCAGTACGGCGTGGACGGGTTCCGCTACTTCCTGCTGCGGCAGGGCGTCCCGGAGAGGGATTGTGACTACTATGATGAGAAGGTGGTGAAGTTGGTGAATTCAGAGCTGGCAGATGCGCTCGGGGGGCTGCTGAATCGCTCAACAGCCCCCAGCATTAACCCCAGCAACACCTACCCACGCttctcagagctctgcttcccaaaggTCCCGGGTTCCGGGGAGGCAAAGGGCACGGGCAGGGCGTGCGCCGAGGACTACGAGCTCGTGGCGGCGGTGGCCTCGCTGCCTGCGCAGGTGCACGGTCATTTCGAAGGTTTCCAGATCTACAAGGCTTTGGAATGCATTGCCCAGTGTGTGAGGCAGACCAACGGCTTCTTCCAGAGGCACAGGCCTTGGAAACTGGAGCGGAGGGACGCCGcggagcagctctggctggacACCATCCTGCACGTGACGCTGGAGTGCCTGCGCGTGTTCGGGACGCTGCTGCAGCCCGTGGTCCCACACACGGCAGACAAGCTGCTGTCCCGGCTGGCTGTCGGGCCAGGAGAGAGGGGGCTCTCTGGCCTGACATTCCTGGCACGCTATCATGGAAAGCCGTGTCCCTTTGAGGGGAGGCAGCTCGGACCTGACACTGGCATCTTGTTCCACAGGCTGGGCAAGTCAGAAActctgaagaagagaaaacaagaagctCAAATCCCTGACAAACAGCTTCTGTGA